A stretch of the Tolypothrix sp. NIES-4075 genome encodes the following:
- a CDS encoding DNA translocase FtsK yields the protein MQYLTEATEIRAQIAKFSLAKTLWLDTEIADWSTYYPRLSLIQVLADPTNLTSDSAYILDVLDKPDLAAYFINQIMVNPKIEKVFHNASFDLKYLGGQLAQNVTCTLKIAKKITREVLQVSNLQLKTLAGELCHFSHVDKQEQASDWGKRPLTQKQLQYAAMDTVYLAAVHRRLLEIYNPDAVSNIFNMISNDSKQSTEKSENSSLNVTKVRVAFECPRLFYLMQHFGGNTLFLPRDTAIGIGNIFHQLANDFVRLATLEPRFKELFKPPATQLQVEEIASSMQQLFYEIKFSSYLEQAKKDKIQPQTLLQLWHSLQGLIRRFAELLVINRHFCNAETVIANTFVSEKGKLEHYFNLADGTQQRVAGEFDCLVFNFEKKRLCVVEFKTYQPADPSAQLAQVALYSYMLWQKKKVAVDSAVYCVLPEFKEYHYSWEQLENTVHQLIPYKLQQMQQWLTWEPLLPNSPPTTTQPHLCEICPQQQKCQSYFVEESKEESFNKQEEQVSDTTTNHQQSVNADAIGEELVTTLQSFNIGVDYHGAAVAPSFIRVKLKPHLGVKVSSLLKLSADLQVQLGLANPPLISPQAGYVSVDLPRLDRQVAKFEEYVQHQFLPSTAPVKIALGVNLEGQLVEADLSDPNTCHFLVGGTTGSGKSEFLRSLLLSLLVRHSTAYLKIALVDPKRVTFPEFEQIPWLYSPIVKESDRAIELMDELVAEMESRYQRFEKAGCADLNGYNQPSRQPLPRIVCIFDEYADFMAEKEIRTALEQSIKRLGAKARAAGIHLIIATQRPEAKVVTPLIRSNLPGRVALRTASEADSKIILGGTQTAAASLLGKGDLLYPIGSNLSRLQSLFATTIQLPSV from the coding sequence ATGCAATATTTGACAGAAGCTACTGAAATTCGAGCGCAAATTGCTAAATTTTCTTTGGCTAAAACCCTTTGGCTAGATACAGAAATCGCTGATTGGAGTACTTATTACCCCAGGTTGTCGCTAATTCAGGTTTTGGCTGATCCAACAAACTTGACAAGTGACTCAGCTTACATTCTCGATGTGTTAGATAAACCTGATTTGGCTGCATATTTTATTAACCAAATCATGGTTAATCCCAAAATTGAAAAGGTATTTCATAATGCCAGCTTCGATTTAAAATATCTGGGGGGACAGCTAGCACAAAATGTTACTTGTACTTTAAAGATAGCCAAAAAAATAACTCGTGAAGTATTACAAGTATCCAACTTACAACTTAAAACTTTAGCAGGAGAACTCTGTCACTTTTCTCATGTAGATAAACAAGAACAAGCAAGCGACTGGGGAAAGCGTCCTCTCACTCAAAAGCAGCTACAATATGCGGCAATGGATACAGTTTATTTGGCTGCTGTGCATCGTCGCTTATTAGAAATTTATAATCCAGATGCTGTAAGTAATATTTTTAATATGATATCTAATGACTCAAAGCAATCAACAGAAAAATCGGAAAATTCATCTTTAAATGTTACTAAAGTCCGAGTAGCGTTTGAATGCCCGCGCCTGTTTTATTTGATGCAGCACTTTGGGGGAAATACCTTATTTCTACCACGAGATACCGCAATAGGTATTGGGAACATATTTCATCAATTAGCAAATGATTTTGTCAGGTTAGCGACTCTTGAACCGCGATTTAAAGAGTTGTTTAAACCACCCGCAACCCAGTTGCAGGTAGAGGAAATTGCCTCTAGTATGCAACAGCTTTTTTATGAAATAAAATTCTCCTCTTACCTGGAACAAGCTAAAAAAGATAAAATCCAACCACAAACGCTGCTGCAACTTTGGCACTCATTACAAGGACTAATCCGACGCTTTGCAGAATTGTTAGTAATTAATCGGCATTTTTGCAATGCAGAAACAGTTATTGCTAACACCTTTGTCTCTGAAAAAGGCAAGCTTGAACATTACTTTAATCTAGCTGACGGAACACAACAACGGGTAGCCGGAGAATTTGATTGTTTAGTTTTCAACTTTGAAAAAAAGCGCTTATGTGTGGTAGAGTTTAAAACCTATCAGCCAGCCGATCCATCAGCGCAATTAGCCCAAGTTGCTCTTTATAGTTATATGCTTTGGCAAAAGAAAAAGGTGGCTGTTGATTCAGCGGTTTACTGTGTTTTGCCAGAGTTTAAAGAGTATCACTATTCTTGGGAACAGCTAGAAAATACAGTGCATCAGCTGATTCCTTATAAGTTACAACAAATGCAGCAATGGCTGACTTGGGAACCATTATTACCTAATTCACCACCAACGACAACCCAGCCTCATTTGTGCGAAATTTGTCCGCAGCAGCAAAAGTGTCAAAGTTACTTTGTAGAAGAATCTAAAGAAGAATCTTTCAATAAACAGGAAGAACAGGTTTCTGACACTACAACAAATCATCAGCAATCAGTTAATGCCGATGCTATAGGTGAAGAATTAGTTACTACTTTGCAATCTTTTAATATTGGTGTAGATTACCACGGTGCGGCTGTTGCTCCTAGTTTCATTCGAGTTAAGCTGAAACCTCATTTAGGTGTTAAAGTTAGTTCTCTACTGAAGTTATCTGCTGATTTACAAGTACAGTTGGGGTTAGCTAATCCACCCTTGATTTCTCCTCAAGCTGGATATGTTAGTGTTGATTTGCCTCGTTTAGATAGGCAAGTTGCTAAGTTTGAGGAGTATGTTCAACATCAATTTTTACCCTCAACCGCACCTGTAAAAATTGCCCTTGGGGTGAATTTAGAAGGGCAGTTGGTAGAAGCTGATTTATCAGATCCGAATACTTGTCATTTTTTGGTAGGGGGTACAACTGGTAGCGGGAAGAGTGAATTTTTGCGATCGCTTCTCCTCAGTCTCCTGGTTCGTCATTCCACAGCATACCTCAAAATTGCCCTCGTCGATCCCAAACGTGTCACCTTTCCCGAATTTGAGCAGATACCGTGGTTGTATTCCCCAATTGTCAAAGAAAGCGATCGCGCAATTGAATTGATGGATGAATTAGTAGCAGAAATGGAATCGCGTTATCAGCGATTTGAAAAAGCTGGGTGCGCTGATTTAAATGGTTACAATCAACCTTCCCGTCAGCCTTTACCTCGCATTGTTTGCATCTTTGATGAATATGCCGACTTTATGGCAGAAAAAGAAATTCGCACCGCACTAGAACAAAGTATCAAACGATTGGGTGCTAAAGCAAGAGCCGCAGGTATTCATCTGATTATTGCCACGCAACGTCCCGAAGCCAAAGTTGTTACTCCCTTAATTCGCTCAAATCTTCCCGGACGAGTTGCTTTGCGAACAGCTAGCGAAGCAGATTCAAAAATTATCTTGGGTGGTACACAAACAGCAGCTGCATCTCTATTGGGTAAAGGTGATTTACTTTACCCAATTGGGAGTAATTTATCCCGTTTGCAAAGCTTATTCGCAACAACCATTCAACTACCGTCTGTATAA
- a CDS encoding Rho termination factor N-terminal domain-containing protein, with product MDAAERHDRIVEYLRIKPISHGQVYTFQIAIPKPEDLEISSERRENLERSLAQQGSNLIPLIVRRTEAYSEEQEYEVVYGADLCHVAKELDIEKLWVWVFDMTDEQAAAAKQEMQQLLGSSDSSPVVVQPPSEDTESIKPIIQKLDKLSQQVEIINKKVETLTSKVEQVAASVKKLEANQSTQINNQDKLENLASKVEQLTEAVERIESLLKNLPVSTSGGISPLDTAVINYDNMTAMQLKVIASERNLTGRSKMKKPELIAALKKADASN from the coding sequence ATGGATGCAGCAGAACGTCACGATCGCATTGTTGAGTATTTGCGGATAAAACCAATCTCTCACGGTCAAGTTTACACTTTTCAGATTGCTATACCAAAGCCGGAAGATTTAGAAATTTCTTCAGAAAGACGCGAAAACTTAGAAAGAAGTCTTGCTCAACAAGGTAGTAATTTAATTCCTCTAATTGTACGTCGTACTGAAGCGTACAGTGAGGAACAAGAATACGAAGTGGTTTACGGTGCTGATTTGTGTCATGTTGCTAAGGAACTTGACATTGAGAAGCTATGGGTTTGGGTTTTTGATATGACTGATGAGCAAGCTGCTGCTGCTAAACAAGAAATGCAGCAATTACTAGGTTCTTCAGATTCCAGTCCGGTAGTAGTACAACCACCTTCTGAAGACACAGAATCAATTAAACCTATAATTCAAAAGCTTGATAAATTATCTCAGCAAGTGGAAATAATTAATAAAAAGGTGGAAACTCTAACCTCAAAAGTTGAGCAAGTTGCTGCATCTGTCAAAAAACTTGAAGCAAATCAAAGCACACAAATAAACAATCAGGACAAGTTAGAAAATCTTGCTAGTAAAGTTGAGCAACTTACCGAAGCTGTCGAAAGGATTGAAAGTCTTTTGAAAAATTTACCAGTATCCACATCTGGAGGAATTAGTCCACTTGATACTGCTGTAATAAACTACGACAACATGACAGCCATGCAGCTAAAAGTAATTGCGTCAGAACGTAATCTCACGGGACGCTCAAAGATGAAAAAGCCTGAACTCATCGCAGCGCTTAAAAAAGCTGACGCAAGTAATTAG
- a CDS encoding AAA family ATPase, translated as MTANYASTLRNIFQAIAPHSSESDVEKKIIAPLLQILGYSHTDWEPQAIVGKSKLDFLVLPPSSAIPYAPYLVIEAKAANKNIDHNVWQINKYMRQTSAILGLLTNGYQFRLLYNYNQKPTVILDYYQNEFIENFQSFNKILCKQTCLQVYQELYQNEQQLRFKFINSISQLFADEENLKLFAKGNNSHNESKKDFASATKLEKASLITESKKERQAMIITVFNNKGGVGKTTTTINLAAALNKLGKRVLLVDIDAQANLTTGLGIEPFEDVEQQGKKDISHLLTEPRTSLEDVIIHKSWDDVELDIVPSHIRLSFMETTLINTLDIDRVLAKKLKKSRDQYDYILIDPPPSFGKANTISLMASSGVLIPTQLSPYPIRALEYVMKRAIAVDESKDEPLPILGIAVSMYNRAATKVALSMTQQIFDVISKNPESKNVDLFPQDTWIPNLTIISSTPNKGYPICFAEFDKELSSKDKETAQDAFNCYMKLAKHLISVTKKKE; from the coding sequence ATGACTGCCAACTATGCTTCTACTCTGCGAAACATTTTTCAAGCGATCGCTCCTCATAGTAGTGAATCAGACGTAGAAAAGAAGATTATAGCCCCACTGCTGCAAATTCTCGGTTACAGTCATACTGATTGGGAACCTCAAGCCATAGTCGGCAAATCTAAACTTGACTTTTTGGTACTTCCACCAAGTTCAGCCATACCATACGCACCTTATTTAGTAATTGAGGCTAAAGCTGCCAATAAAAACATTGATCATAATGTTTGGCAAATTAATAAATATATGCGTCAAACTTCAGCTATTCTGGGGCTTTTAACGAATGGCTATCAGTTTCGTTTACTTTATAATTACAATCAAAAACCTACGGTTATTCTCGATTATTATCAAAATGAATTTATAGAAAATTTTCAATCATTTAATAAAATTTTATGTAAACAGACTTGCTTGCAAGTTTATCAAGAATTATATCAAAACGAACAGCAATTACGTTTCAAATTTATCAATTCAATTTCTCAACTATTTGCAGATGAAGAGAACTTAAAATTATTCGCGAAAGGCAACAATTCCCACAACGAAAGCAAAAAAGATTTTGCAAGTGCTACAAAGCTTGAAAAAGCATCTTTAATCACTGAATCTAAAAAGGAACGTCAAGCCATGATTATTACTGTGTTTAATAACAAAGGTGGTGTGGGCAAAACCACAACAACTATTAACCTAGCTGCGGCACTCAACAAGCTAGGCAAGCGGGTATTACTGGTTGATATTGATGCTCAAGCTAATCTAACAACAGGATTAGGAATAGAGCCTTTTGAAGATGTTGAACAGCAAGGTAAAAAAGATATTAGTCATTTACTAACTGAACCAAGAACTAGTTTAGAAGATGTAATTATTCATAAAAGTTGGGATGATGTCGAACTAGATATTGTTCCATCTCACATTCGTTTGAGTTTTATGGAAACTACGCTAATCAATACACTAGATATTGATCGTGTATTGGCTAAGAAGCTTAAAAAATCTCGCGATCAATATGATTATATATTAATAGACCCACCACCTTCATTTGGTAAAGCTAACACTATTTCACTAATGGCTTCCTCAGGAGTATTGATTCCAACACAGTTATCTCCTTATCCTATCAGAGCATTAGAGTACGTGATGAAAAGAGCTATTGCAGTTGATGAATCGAAAGATGAACCTTTGCCAATTTTGGGGATCGCAGTCAGTATGTACAATAGAGCAGCAACTAAGGTTGCTTTATCTATGACTCAGCAAATTTTTGATGTGATATCAAAAAACCCTGAAAGCAAAAATGTAGATTTATTTCCTCAGGATACATGGATTCCAAACCTTACTATAATTTCAAGTACGCCTAATAAAGGATATCCAATTTGTTTTGCAGAATTTGATAAGGAATTAAGCTCAAAAGATAAAGAGACTGCACAGGATGCCTTTAATTGCTATATGAAACTAGCTAAACATTTAATTTCTGTAACAAAGAAAAAGGAATAG
- a CDS encoding ParA family protein — protein sequence MGYIIATANMKGGVGKTTLTVNLATCLAKNHGKRVLVLDLDAQISATLSLMSPLEFAKRRKQSLTFRYLIDQIINPQSNPKHTIHDIIHSGVCKLSNLDILPGDIDLYDEFVISEMLHQQAVTLGEQDFETIWNRFERVLLSKILEPVRQEYDFILLDCAPGYNLLTRSALACSDFYILPAKPEPLSVVGIQLLERRIAQLKDSHEHEAQINIKMLGIVFSMLSNNILNGRYYKQVMHRVVEDFGVEKICKAQIPVDVNVAKAVDSFMPVVLSSPNSAGAKAFMQLTQELLQKL from the coding sequence ATGGGATATATAATTGCAACCGCAAATATGAAAGGTGGTGTGGGCAAAACTACCCTCACGGTAAATTTGGCTACTTGTTTGGCGAAAAATCATGGCAAACGGGTACTTGTCCTTGATTTAGATGCCCAAATTAGCGCTACACTCAGTCTGATGTCACCGCTGGAGTTTGCCAAGCGTCGCAAACAATCACTGACATTTAGATATCTGATAGACCAAATTATCAATCCACAGTCAAACCCAAAACATACGATTCACGATATTATTCACTCCGGCGTTTGTAAACTTTCAAATCTCGATATCTTACCCGGAGATATTGATTTGTATGATGAATTTGTTATTTCCGAAATGCTGCATCAACAAGCAGTTACTTTAGGAGAACAAGACTTTGAAACTATTTGGAATCGCTTTGAAAGAGTCTTATTAAGTAAAATTTTAGAACCAGTGCGGCAAGAATATGATTTTATTCTTTTGGATTGTGCCCCTGGCTATAATCTTTTAACTCGTAGCGCTTTAGCTTGCAGTGATTTCTACATACTTCCGGCGAAACCAGAACCTTTATCTGTAGTAGGTATTCAACTGCTGGAAAGACGCATTGCCCAATTAAAAGACAGTCACGAACATGAAGCCCAAATTAATATAAAAATGCTAGGAATTGTATTCAGCATGTTAAGTAATAATATTCTCAATGGAAGATATTACAAACAAGTAATGCACCGCGTTGTCGAAGATTTTGGCGTGGAAAAAATTTGTAAGGCGCAGATTCCAGTTGATGTAAATGTTGCTAAGGCTGTTGATAGTTTTATGCCAGTTGTTTTAAGTAGTCCCAACTCAGCGGGAGCAAAAGCATTTATGCAATTAACTCAGGAGTTGTTGCAAAAGCTGTAA
- the ileS gene encoding isoleucine--tRNA ligase yields the protein MTETGSYKDTVNLPKTNFDMRANAVKREPEIQKFWSENKIYDRLSQENPGELFILHDGPPYANGSLHIGHALNKILKDIINRYQLLRGRKVRYVPGWDCHGLPIELKVLQNMKSAERQNLTDLQLRQKAKEFALAAVDDQRNNFKRYGVWGDWDHPYLTLNPEYEAAQIGVFGEMVLKGYIYRGLKPVHWSPSSHTALAEAELEYPEGHTSRSIYAAFKMVSLSDGVKAALGEFLPQLGVAIWTTTPWTIPGNLAVALNPDLNYAVVEVSDAETQRYLIVAADLVERLSATLGNELTVKATVKGKDLEHSTYRHPLYDRQSPIVIGGDYVTTESGTGLVHTAPGHGQEDYIVGQRYGLPILAPVDDNGNFTSEAGQFAGLNVLGDGNQAVIDALMEAGSLLKEEPYQHKYPYDWRTKKPTIFRATEQWFASVEGFREEALKAIASVKWIPAQGENRITPMVAERSDWCISRQRSWGVPIPVFYDEATNEPLLNAETIAHVQAIVAEKGSDAWWELSVEELLPEQYRNNGKSYRKGTDTMDVWFDSGSSWAAVVKQRPELRYPADIYLEGSDQHRGWFQSSLLTSVAVNGIAPYKTVLTHGFTLDEQGRKQSKSLGNVIDPAIIIKGGKNQKEEPPYGADILRLWVSSVDYTSDQRIGKNTLKQLGDVRQKIRNTARFLLGNLHDFDPEKDAVPFEELPELDRYMLHRITEVFKEVTEAFDSFQFFRFFQTVQNFCVVDLSNFYLDAAKDRLYISASDAFRRRSCQTVLQVALENLARAIAPVLSHMAEDIWQYLPYKTPYKSVFEAGWVQVDQKWHNPELAQLWQQIRQIRTDVNKVLDNARMEKMIGAPLEAKVLLYVAYEQLRNSVKALNPDVGNGVDELRYLFITSQVEVLDTPEALQKLKYNIQSDAWGIGVVDAEGEKCDRCWNYSTHVGESAKHPLICDRCVAALAGKF from the coding sequence GTGACAGAAACTGGAAGCTACAAAGATACTGTAAACCTGCCCAAGACTAACTTTGATATGCGGGCAAACGCTGTGAAGCGTGAACCGGAAATCCAAAAATTTTGGTCAGAAAACAAAATTTACGATCGCCTGTCTCAAGAAAACCCCGGCGAATTATTTATACTGCATGATGGACCACCCTACGCTAATGGTTCGCTGCATATTGGTCATGCTTTAAATAAAATTCTCAAAGACATTATTAATCGCTACCAGTTGCTGCGCGGGCGTAAAGTTCGCTACGTCCCAGGTTGGGACTGTCACGGATTGCCGATTGAATTGAAAGTTTTGCAGAATATGAAATCGGCAGAACGACAAAATTTGACAGATTTACAACTGCGACAAAAAGCGAAAGAATTTGCTTTAGCTGCGGTAGATGACCAGCGTAACAATTTTAAACGTTACGGTGTTTGGGGTGATTGGGATCATCCTTATCTAACTTTGAACCCGGAATACGAAGCAGCGCAAATCGGCGTCTTCGGGGAGATGGTGTTAAAAGGCTACATCTATCGCGGTTTGAAGCCGGTGCATTGGAGTCCCAGTTCTCATACCGCTTTGGCTGAAGCTGAGTTGGAATATCCGGAAGGACACACTTCCCGGAGTATCTACGCGGCTTTCAAGATGGTGAGTTTATCGGATGGGGTGAAAGCTGCGTTGGGTGAGTTTTTGCCTCAATTGGGTGTGGCTATCTGGACGACGACACCTTGGACTATTCCGGGGAATTTGGCGGTAGCGTTAAATCCTGACCTCAATTATGCAGTGGTGGAAGTGTCAGACGCAGAGACGCAAAGATATCTTATCGTGGCTGCTGATTTGGTGGAACGTTTATCGGCAACTTTGGGAAATGAGTTGACGGTGAAAGCCACAGTAAAAGGGAAAGATTTAGAACATTCAACTTACCGTCACCCGCTATACGATCGCCAAAGTCCGATTGTCATTGGTGGTGATTATGTAACTACTGAGTCGGGTACTGGGTTGGTACATACCGCACCCGGTCACGGTCAAGAAGACTACATTGTGGGGCAGCGTTATGGTTTGCCTATTCTCGCGCCGGTTGATGATAATGGCAATTTTACCTCTGAGGCGGGACAGTTTGCAGGGTTGAATGTGCTGGGTGATGGAAATCAAGCGGTGATTGATGCTTTGATGGAAGCGGGTTCTTTGTTGAAAGAGGAACCGTACCAGCATAAATATCCTTACGACTGGAGGACGAAAAAGCCGACGATTTTCCGCGCTACCGAACAATGGTTTGCTTCGGTGGAGGGATTTCGAGAAGAAGCGTTGAAGGCGATCGCTTCGGTAAAATGGATTCCCGCACAAGGAGAAAATCGCATCACCCCAATGGTTGCAGAACGTTCTGATTGGTGTATTTCCCGTCAGCGCAGTTGGGGTGTACCAATTCCGGTTTTTTACGATGAAGCAACTAATGAACCTTTGCTGAATGCGGAAACCATCGCTCACGTTCAAGCGATCGTTGCTGAAAAAGGTTCTGATGCTTGGTGGGAACTGTCGGTAGAAGAATTATTGCCAGAACAGTATCGCAATAACGGTAAATCTTACCGTAAAGGTACTGATACGATGGATGTATGGTTTGATTCCGGCTCATCTTGGGCAGCTGTTGTCAAGCAGCGTCCTGAATTGCGCTACCCTGCTGATATCTATCTGGAAGGTTCCGACCAGCATCGCGGTTGGTTTCAGTCGAGTTTGCTTACCAGTGTAGCGGTTAATGGCATTGCACCTTACAAAACTGTGTTGACTCACGGTTTTACGTTGGACGAACAAGGACGCAAGCAGAGTAAATCTCTGGGCAATGTGATTGATCCAGCAATCATTATCAAAGGTGGAAAAAATCAAAAAGAAGAACCACCCTATGGTGCTGACATTTTGCGTTTGTGGGTGTCGTCGGTAGATTATACCTCTGACCAGCGGATTGGGAAAAATACCCTCAAGCAACTTGGTGATGTACGGCAAAAAATTCGCAATACGGCGCGGTTTTTGTTAGGTAATTTGCACGACTTTGACCCTGAGAAAGATGCAGTACCTTTTGAGGAATTGCCAGAACTTGACCGTTACATGCTGCATCGCATAACGGAAGTGTTTAAGGAAGTGACGGAAGCGTTTGATAGTTTTCAATTCTTCCGCTTTTTCCAAACCGTGCAGAATTTCTGTGTGGTAGATTTATCCAACTTTTATTTGGATGCTGCCAAAGATAGATTGTATATCAGTGCCAGTGATGCTTTCCGCCGTCGCAGTTGTCAAACGGTGTTGCAGGTAGCTTTGGAAAACTTAGCACGAGCGATCGCACCCGTGTTATCCCACATGGCAGAAGACATTTGGCAATATCTACCTTATAAAACGCCTTACAAATCGGTGTTTGAAGCCGGCTGGGTGCAAGTAGACCAAAAGTGGCATAATCCAGAATTGGCTCAATTGTGGCAACAAATTCGGCAAATTCGCACTGATGTAAATAAAGTGTTAGATAATGCCAGAATGGAAAAGATGATTGGCGCTCCTTTGGAGGCTAAAGTATTGCTATATGTGGCTTACGAACAATTGAGAAATTCAGTAAAAGCACTGAATCCAGACGTTGGGAATGGTGTAGATGAACTGCGCTATTTATTTATCACTTCCCAGGTGGAAGTGTTGGATACTCCGGAAGCATTGCAAAAGCTGAAATACAACATACAGTCTGATGCATGGGGAATTGGGGTAGTAGATGCAGAGGGTGAAAAATGCGATCGCTGCTGGAACTATTCCACTCATGTAGGAGAATCAGCAAAACATCCTTTAATTTGCGATCGGTGTGTCGCAGCCCTAGCAGGCAAATTTTAA
- a CDS encoding Ycf66 family protein, giving the protein MLAYVLALAVGLGSLAIYLAAFFFPEIHRKNDFIWSGVGFFYALVLWVFARRITGGLLLGHVASVALLGWSITQTLSLRRQVTPKTQQTPIPSTEAVTNTIENQASNISLPQRLAQIQKGFGNIFSGVKDKAQQTLNKKTPQTTSAPTSKTPVEVVDKRTPISEQAVTTPTTSDIATEQAVTTPTTSDTATEQAVTTPTTSDIATEQAVVTPTTSDTATEQAVVTTDTEAKSETPQAIPPHPPAPELVKAAKEAAVAEEAAVAELAKIPVEEIAPDAVLAPPAEEPTDKPNEGIR; this is encoded by the coding sequence ATGCTGGCATATGTCCTAGCTTTGGCGGTCGGTCTTGGTAGTTTAGCCATTTATTTAGCAGCTTTCTTTTTCCCGGAAATCCATCGTAAGAATGACTTTATTTGGAGTGGTGTAGGATTTTTCTACGCATTAGTATTATGGGTGTTTGCCCGACGCATTACTGGGGGTCTTTTACTTGGTCATGTGGCTAGTGTGGCGCTTTTGGGTTGGTCGATAACGCAAACTCTGTCACTACGTCGGCAAGTGACACCAAAGACGCAACAAACCCCGATCCCCAGTACAGAAGCGGTGACAAATACCATTGAAAATCAAGCTTCTAATATCTCACTTCCACAGCGGCTTGCCCAAATCCAAAAAGGCTTTGGCAACATTTTCTCTGGAGTGAAAGATAAAGCACAACAAACTTTAAATAAAAAGACTCCTCAAACAACTTCTGCACCTACAAGTAAAACTCCTGTTGAGGTTGTTGACAAACGCACCCCCATATCAGAACAAGCTGTAACCACTCCCACAACTTCTGACATCGCTACAGAACAAGCTGTAACCACTCCCACAACTTCTGACACCGCTACAGAACAAGCTGTAACCACTCCCACAACTTCTGACATCGCTACAGAACAAGCAGTAGTCACTCCCACAACTTCTGACACCGCTACAGAACAAGCAGTAGTCACTACAGACACCGAAGCAAAAAGCGAAACTCCCCAAGCAATTCCTCCTCACCCTCCAGCACCCGAATTAGTAAAAGCAGCCAAAGAAGCTGCTGTTGCTGAAGAAGCTGCTGTTGCTGAATTAGCAAAAATTCCGGTTGAAGAAATTGCTCCCGATGCCGTACTTGCTCCTCCAGCAGAAGAACCGACAGATAAGCCAAACGAAGGAATTAGATAA
- the gndA gene encoding NADP-dependent phosphogluconate dehydrogenase has product MTLQSFGVIGLAVMGENIALNVERNGFPIAVYNRSREKTDAFMAQRAPGRNVKAAFTLEEFVASLERPRKILVMVQAGKPVDAVIAQLKPLLSEGDIIIDGGNSWFEDTERRTKELEPAGFRFIGMGVSGGEEGALNGPSLMPGGTESSYEYLSPIFTKIAAQVDDGPCVTYIGPGGAGHYVKMVHNGIEYGDMQLIAEAYDLLKNAAGLDPSQLHEVFAEWNTTDELDSFLIEITANIFPYIDPDTNLPLVDLIVDAAGQKGTGRWTVQTALELGVAIPTITAAVNARIMSSIKDERVAASKILTGPTGKYDGQTKDFINMVRDALYCSKICSYAQGMALLGTASKAYNFNLDLGEMARIWKGGCIIRARFLNKIKKAFDENPTLPNLLLAPEFKQTILDRQTAWREVLATAAKLGIPVPAFSASLDYFDSYRRDRLPQNLTQAQRDYFGAHTYLRTDKSGTFHTEWVPIAETK; this is encoded by the coding sequence ATGACCCTACAAAGCTTTGGTGTGATTGGTTTAGCCGTTATGGGTGAGAACATCGCTCTGAATGTCGAGCGTAATGGCTTCCCAATTGCAGTTTATAACCGCTCACGCGAGAAAACCGATGCCTTCATGGCACAGCGTGCCCCAGGAAGGAACGTAAAAGCTGCTTTTACCCTGGAAGAGTTTGTTGCCTCTCTAGAACGTCCCCGCAAAATTTTAGTGATGGTGCAAGCTGGTAAGCCAGTGGATGCAGTAATTGCCCAGCTAAAACCTTTGCTGTCTGAAGGTGACATTATTATTGACGGTGGCAACTCTTGGTTTGAAGATACTGAAAGACGCACTAAAGAATTAGAACCAGCCGGATTTCGGTTTATTGGGATGGGTGTCAGTGGTGGTGAAGAAGGAGCGCTAAATGGTCCTTCACTCATGCCTGGAGGTACAGAAAGTTCCTATGAGTATCTTTCGCCAATTTTTACAAAAATTGCCGCCCAAGTCGATGATGGTCCTTGTGTAACTTACATTGGTCCTGGTGGTGCCGGTCACTATGTAAAAATGGTACACAACGGCATTGAGTACGGCGATATGCAACTTATCGCTGAAGCTTACGATTTGCTGAAAAATGCCGCAGGTCTTGACCCTAGTCAGCTACACGAAGTTTTTGCTGAGTGGAACACCACTGACGAACTCGATTCGTTTTTGATTGAAATTACGGCAAATATTTTCCCCTACATTGACCCAGATACAAATCTACCTTTGGTGGATTTGATTGTGGATGCAGCAGGGCAAAAGGGTACAGGACGCTGGACTGTGCAAACTGCGTTAGAATTGGGAGTTGCGATTCCCACAATCACAGCCGCAGTAAATGCGCGGATTATGTCTTCGATTAAAGATGAGCGGGTTGCTGCATCGAAGATTTTGACTGGTCCAACTGGCAAGTATGACGGACAGACCAAAGACTTTATCAATATGGTGCGCGATGCTCTATATTGCTCGAAAATCTGCTCATACGCTCAAGGAATGGCACTTTTAGGCACAGCTTCCAAAGCGTATAATTTTAACTTGGATTTAGGCGAAATGGCGCGGATTTGGAAGGGTGGCTGTATTATTCGCGCTAGATTCTTAAATAAAATTAAGAAAGCTTTTGACGAAAATCCCACACTACCTAACTTGCTATTGGCTCCGGAATTCAAGCAGACGATTCTCGACAGACAAACAGCTTGGCGTGAAGTGTTGGCTACAGCAGCTAAACTAGGTATTCCCGTGCCGGCATTTAGCGCGTCATTAGATTATTTTGACAGCTATCGACGCGATCGCCTACCCCAAAATCTCACTCAAGCACAACGCGACTACTTTGGGGCGCATACTTACTTGCGGACTGATAAATCTGGTACTTTCCACACTGAATGGGTTCCTATTGCTGAAACTAAGTAA